A window of the Plasmodium vivax chromosome 12, whole genome shotgun sequence genome harbors these coding sequences:
- a CDS encoding cysteine proteinase precursor (encoded by transcript PVX_117565A): MAQDIKIMNLTKSSLEALNRNQMLSKKSSRKILKICMYAILTFAMCGVVLICLTAMSNSDGSLTQSGSHNQSGSLKGLSSTPGDGEILNKAEIETLRFIFSNYPHGNRDPTGDDVEKPADAALPNEEDQKVKIADAGKHIKLMKQYNEIVADMSEDNKEQLAKMLRELLKKKINERKKKREDPNGNNEEGKEVINISVPSFNYKRVSANQDDSDDEEEVSVAQIEGLFVNLKYASKFFNFMNKYKRSYKDINEQMEKYKNFKMNYLKIKKHNETNQMYKMKVNQFSDYSKKDFESYFRKLLPIPDHLKKKYVVPFSSMNNGKGKNVVTSSSGANLLADVPEILDYREKGIVHEPKDQGLCGSCWAFASVGNVECMYAKEHNKTILTLSEQEVVDCSKLNFGCDGGHPFYSFIYAIENGICMGDDYKYKAMDNLFCLNYRCKNKVTLSSVGGVKENELIRALNEVGPVSVNVGVTDDFSFYGGGIFNGTCTEELNHSVLLVGYGQVQSSKIFQEKNAYDDASGVTKKGALSYPSKADDGIQYYWIIKNSWSKFWGENGFMRISRNKEGDNVFCGIGVEVFYPIL, from the coding sequence ATGGCGCAGGATATCAAAATCATGAACCTGACCAAGTCCAGCCTGGAGGCCCTGAACAGAAACCAAATGCTCTCCAAAAAGAGCAGTAGGAAAATTCTGAAGATATGCATGTACGCAATTCTGACATTTGCAATGTGCGGTGTGGTGTTGATATGCCTCACTGCCATGTCGAACAGTGATGGGAGCCTTACCCAGAGTGGCAGCCATAACCAGAGCGGCAGCCTGAAGGGTCTCTCTTCCACCCCTGGTGATGGAGAAATCCTCAACAAGGCTGAAATAGAAACGCTGAGATTTATCTTTTCAAATTACCCCCACGGGAATAGAGATCCAACTGGTGATGATGTGGAAAAACCAGCAGATGCCGCCTTACCAAATGAAGAGGAtcaaaaggtaaaaattgcaGACGCGGGAAAGCACATCAAATTGATGAAGCAGTACAACGAAATTGTGGCGGACATGAGTGAGGACAACAAAgaacagctagccaaaatgttgAGGgaacttttgaaaaaaaaaataaatgaaaggaagaagaagagagaaGACCCAAATGGTAATAAtgaagaagggaaagaagtTATCAATATAAGTGTGCCAAGTTTTAATTACAAACGAGTCAGCGCCAACCAAGATGATAGTGACGACGAGGAAGAGGTGAGTGTGGCGCAGATAGAAGGCCTATTCGTCAACCTGAAATATGCCTCGAAATTTTTCAACTTCATGAACAAGTATAAAAGAAGCTATAAAGACATCAACGAGCAGAtggagaaatataaaaacttcaaaatgaattatcTCAAAATTAAGAAGCATAATGAAACGAATcaaatgtacaaaatgaaggtaAACCAGTTTAGCGACTATTCGAAGAAAGATTTCGAGAGCTATTTTAGAAAGTTGCTACCCATCCCGGATCacctgaagaagaaatatgtAGTGCCGTTCAGTTCCATGAATAACggaaagggcaaaaatgTAGTGACTAGCAGCAGCGGCGCTAACCTTCTTGCCGACGTGCCAGAAATTTTAGACTAtagagaaaaaggaattgtGCATGAACCCAAGGACCAAGGGCTATGCGGCTCGTGCTGGGCCTTTGCCAGTGTAGGAAATGTTGAATGCATGTACGCCAAGGAGCATAACAAGACCATTTTAACTTTGAGTGAGCAAGAAGTTGTAGATTGTTCTAAGCTAAATTTCGGATGTGATGGAGGACACCcattttattctttcatTTATGCCATCGAAAATGGAATTTGCATGGGGGACGACTATAAATATAAAGCGAtggataatttattttgcctaAACTATAGATGTAAGAATAAAGTTACTCTCTCCTCTGTTGGTGGGGTGAAAGAAAACGAATTGATACGTGCTCTAAATGAAGTAGGTCCTGTGTCCGTCAATGTCGGGGTAACGGACGATTTCTCCTTTTACGGCGGAGGAATATTCAATGGCACTTGCACAGAAGAATTAAACCACTCCGTTCTTCTTGTTGGCTATGGCCAAGTGCAGAGCAGCAAAATATTTCAAGAAAAGAACGCTTATGATGATGCCTCTGGAGTTACGAAGAAGGGAGCGCTATCATACCCATCAAAGGCCGATGATGGTATTCAGTACTATTggattattaaaaattcgtGGAGCAAATTTTGGGGAGAAAACGGATTTATGAGAATTAGTCGAAATAAGGAGGGAGATAACGTGTTTTGCGGAATCGGTGTCGAAGTTTTCTACCCCATTTTGTAA